In one Lolium rigidum isolate FL_2022 chromosome 3, APGP_CSIRO_Lrig_0.1, whole genome shotgun sequence genomic region, the following are encoded:
- the LOC124701889 gene encoding enolase-like, whose translation MAATIQSVKARQIFDSRGNPTVEVDVCCSDGTFARAAVPSGASTGVYEALELRDGGKDYLGKGVQKAVDNVNSIIGPALIGKDPTEQTLLDNFMVHELDGTKNEWGWCKQKLGANAILAVSLAVCKAGASVKKIPLYQHIANLAGNKHLVLPVPAFNVINGGSHAGNKLAMQEFMILPTGASSFKEAMKMGVEVYHNLKSVIKKKYGQDATNVGDEGGFAPNIQENKEGLELLKVAIEKAGYTGKVVIGMDVAASEFYGEKDQTYDLNFKEDNNDGSQKISGDSLKNVYKSFVDEYPIVSIEDPFDQDDWVHYAKMTAEIGEQVQIVGDDLLVTNPTRVAKAIAEKSCNALLLKVNQIGSVTESIEAVRMSKRAGWGVMTSHRSGETEDTFIADLAVGLSTGQIKTGAPCRSERLAKYNQLLRIEEELGAAAVYAGLNFRTPVEPY comes from the exons GTTGACGTGTGCTGCTCTGATGGAACATTTGCGAGGGCTGCTGTGCCCAGCGGTGCATCAACTG GTGTCTACGAAGCTTTGGAATTGAGGGATGGAGGCAAAGATTACTTGGGCAAGGGTGTGCAGAAG GCCGTGGACAATGTGAACTCCATTATTGGGCCAGCATTGATTGGCAAG GATCCCACGGAACAGACTCTGCTTGACAACTTCATGGTTCATGAACTTGACGGAACCAAGAATGAGTGGGGCTGGTGCAAGCAAAAG CTTGGTGCTAATGCTATCCTGGCTGTGTCACTTGCTGTATGCAAAGCAGGAGCTTCTGTCAAGAAGATTCCACTGTACCAG CACATCGCCAACCTTGCTGGTAACAAGCATCTCGTTCTGCCTGTGCCTGCATTCAATGTCATCAACGGTGGATCGCATGCTGGAAACAAGCTTGCTATGCAG GAATTCATGATCCTTCCTACTGGTGCTTCATCCTTCAAGGAGGCCATGAAGATGGGTGTTGAAGTGTATCACAACTTGAAG TCCGTTATCAAGAAGAAGTATGGTCAAGATGCTACCAATGTTGGTGATGAAGGTGGTTTTGCTCCTAACATTCAG GAGAACAAGGAGGGTCTTGAGCTCTTGAAGGTGGCTATTGAAAAGGCTGGATATACTGGCAAG GTTGTCATTGGAATGGATGTTGCTGCTTCAGAGTTCTACGGTGAAAAGGACCAAACCTATGATctgaacttcaaggaagat AACAATGATGGCTCCCAGAAGATATCTGGAGATAGCCTGAAGAATGTGTACAAGTCATTTGTTGATGAATACCCAATTGTCTCCATTGAGGACCCATTTGATCAGGATGACTGGGTTCACTATGCTAAGATGACTGCGGAAATTGGAGAGCAAGTGCAGATTGTCGGAGATGACCTCCTTGTCACGAACCCAACT AGGGTTGCAAAGGCGATTGCAGAGAAGTCATGCAATGCTCTTCTCCTCAAG GTTAACCAAATTGGATCTGTGACCGAGAGCATTGAGGCTGTGAGAATGTCAAAACGTGCTGGCTGGGGTGTGATGACCAGTCACCGGAG TGGTGAAACTGAGGATACATTCATTGCTGATTTGGCGGTTGGCTTATCTACG GGCCAGATCAAGACCGGAGCACCTTGCAGATCAGAACGTCTCGCGAAGTACAACCAG CTTCTTAGGATCGAGGAAGAGCTTGGTGCCGCTGCTGTGTACGCTGGACTCAACTTCCGTACTCCAGTGGAGCCCTACTAG